The segment AACCACATTGACGTTTGAAATATTAACCCCCTTTGTAATGAGCAGGTCCAGAGTGTGCTGCGCTCTGCTGTGGGTGggctcacacacatgctgagtCAGGCCAAAGGTTTCAAGGACagcactgagctctttagcattTCTGTCACAGACATTATCCACATGTACATTAAAATCACCTGTAATGACCAAACCATCAAAGTCTGTGCATACAATTGAAAGCATCctggtaaaatcatcaataaaactTTGACGGTGCTGGGGAGGCTTGTATATAACTACATAGAGTATGGACGGAGATTGTTTTAGCTCCATTTTAAAGGATACATACTCAAATGATGAAAACACCCCAAATGACAACCTGTGCATAACCATATGATCTCTAAATATTGCACAGACACCTCCACCCTTTTTGTTTTCTCGTGTTTCAGATTCAAATTTGTAGTTGGGTGGAGCTGATTCCGTTAGAACAGCATTACCTGTGTTTTTGTCAAGCcatgtttcagttaaaaacataaaatcaagatTATACGAAGAGatcaaattattaattaaaaatgatttgttagACAAGGATCTGACATTAAGCACAGCAAGTTTCAGATTAGTTTCAGTAGGACTGGACATTATCTTCTTACAAGGGATATGGATTAAATTTCTCTGATTGGACAGTCTAACTGTCCTTCTGTAATCTGGTCTATGTGGTGTGGCTGTAGATATAGCACTAGGGGAGAATATTGTCTCACAGGGCCCCAGCTTGATATTACCTTTATCATGGCTGTAAGTCCTGGGACAGCAGAGGCCCTGTGCATCCTAGCTCTTAGGGATACCAGCTCTGGGGGCAGGCAGGGGAGGACGAGCAGGGGGAAGTTTGGGTGATGGACCAGATGAAAACCGAGAGGGAGGAGCTGGGGGAGCTTTAGTTTGTGAAGCAGGAGAGTTGAAGCTCCTGTGTGACTTGAGGGGCACAGTTTTATACGGGGAAGAGTTCAGCATAGTTGGTGATAGAAGTCTTGACCTTGCTATATTAGGGGTGAGGGGAACCATCTTAATCCCTGATTTGATCAGGCTTTCAAGATGGTTGGGAAGGCCCATGGGGGAAGGTGGGGatgaaaaggagagggagagggacaaGTCTCTAGAGGGGGTAGATGTGGCAGGGGGGGCCCAGGGCTGGTCTGTGGGTAGAGGAGGTGATGGGGGTGCTGCCGGGTCTGAAACTTCTGCTGGGGCCGTCACAGACGAGTCCAAGGCCTGTGATGAGGGCCCGGGGGGAGGTGAAACCGATGGCGGGCCTGAAACCTTCGCTGGGGCCGTCACAGACGAGTCCAAGGCCTGTGATGAGGGCCCGGGGGGAGGTGGAACCGATGGCGGGCCTGAAACCTTCGCTGGGGCCGTCACAGACGAGTCCAAGGCCTGTGATGAGGGCCCGGGGGGAGGTGGAACCGATGGCGGGCCTGAAACCTTCGCTGGGGCCGTCACAGACGAGTCCAAGGCCTGTGATGAGGGCCCGGGGGGAGGTGGAACCGATGGCGGGCCTGAATCCTTCACTGGGGGCAGTGGAGGCTGTTGTGGTGCTGGAGCTGAATCCTTCGCTGGGGGCGGTGGAGGCTGTTGTGGTGCAGCTGGTGCTGAAACACTGGCTCGGTCTCTGGCTTCTGCGACAGAGATGCTTCTCTcgttcctcttttctctcactgGTCGCTCAGGACCCTGTCCCGGCCCATTCTGATGCCTCAGAGCGTGGAGGAGGTGTTCCGTCAGCACTCTCCTCCCACCTCTGCACAGGTGTGGGCCCTTTCCCTTGAACAGGTCCTCTCGTTTCCAGAACAGATAAAAGTTCTCAATGTAGTGCAATCCTCTGTGCGCACACTCT is part of the Epinephelus moara isolate mb chromosome 10, YSFRI_EMoa_1.0, whole genome shotgun sequence genome and harbors:
- the LOC126396377 gene encoding loricrin-like, whose product is MGEGGDEKERERDKSLEGVDVAGGAQGWSVGRGGDGGAAGSETSAGAVTDESKACDEGPGGGGTDGGPETFAGAVTDESKACDEGPGGGGTDGGPETFAGAVTDESKACDEGPGGGGTDGGPESFTGGSGGCCGAGAESFAGGGGGCCGAAGAETLARSLASATEMLLSFLFSLTGRSGPCPGPF